Genomic window (Sebastes fasciatus isolate fSebFas1 unplaced genomic scaffold, fSebFas1.pri Scaffold_128, whole genome shotgun sequence):
ataatgataatgataatgataatgataataataataataacaataatcataatagtaataatgataatgatgataataataataataatgataatgataataataataacaataatcataatagtaataatgataatgataataataataataacaataatcataatagtaataatgataatgatgataataataataataataataataatgataatgataataataataataataataataataataataataatgaataacaacaacaacaataataataataaagtgtaagaaaatataagattctcaaaaacactgcatctatttttaattaatagtttgcaTGCAATGATTAAGTCAGTCAATACTTAATTTCACCtgtgtgccctctcaaagtagtgctatgatgttggatgtcacagggactgtgataaatgtaaatgcACATCCCAGTGTTCTGATTGCATacaaaaagtaaactttttttactcagattttatgcatatggtggtgtttctttatactattgacagttttactaaaattagattttaaaaattgcaatatatcgccttgcttactgtatcacaatatattgcaatatattgaattgtaacccccgtatcatgatacatattgtttcgccagattcttgccaatatacagccctaataataatgtaatttacACGCAGCAAGCTAAAAccaatgcagtctaatacaacataACTGCATCAAATCCTACCtccatgaaggttataatgttcagtgtATAATACACTGGCAGGTGTTTCTATTAATTTGTCCAGCCCATTTATATCAGTGATGGTAGGATAAATAACAGAAACTTCTTTCAGTATAACACTACAGTGCAAtttaacagcaccacaaactacagcctccaaaatgatcatGAAGTTGAATCATCTCCTCTCTAAAGTTATATTattgtggcagctgccaattctctggtgcttgctgttgtttcccttttccctggtgtttttttggttgagttgctgagtgattagagggttattcagttcacctgttgcgcagggtgtggggactggctcttaattgatagttgagagcagcttggtgcattcccctcttggccaatcagggtgtaacgacgacctttctgtagggcttaaaagaggagggaaactgcacacccagtgtcattctgatctctccttcactcaatgcaacatgtattatcagctttaccagaaactctggtctgttttgggcccttttgggattctgtgatctttgtgttttgtttgttgagagtgttgactcctagttggggaaacaagttaagtgccaaccaattgggttacctgcactgggacgtTTAGGTACTATTTGTGCAACGATCTGGCTTGCCTTACaatagcctaacgcctgcaggctgtatttttgtattctattcatttgttgattttcaatgaaaccctttataccccccatttcttttagtgtattttatttgggaaaactttaaaggagggtaaaaggaaaaacacaaaccaatatttcagtttccttaattgtttgttaatatagaggcatttgtttattagcgaagaggcatttgttcattattattattaagaaggcattttattttatattattatgtggatgggaactgtttttcagtcttctgactgaacaactaaagtctggggaactcagtaccgccacattataatactataatcttcatgaaggtaggatttattaCAGGACTTTAGTAtgagactgcattagttttagctaggtgtaccgATAAAACTGGCATATATAGATGTACTATATATACAGATGAGCTGTAATGACATGTGACACATCATCTGGGTATAATTGATAATCcacatgtgattattattattacaaggAGTGATCACACAATACCCATGGGAATAAAGATTATATTAGTACAgcattaaatgtaaatatattctTAGGCAGTGCTGTGTAAGACTTGTGTATACTTTTGAGCTAACTAATAAATGAAAAGCGAACAAGAAAGAACACACGGATACCTTATCACCAAAGAGATAGTAAACTATTTTTTACTCTTCTGTATCTTCTCAGTATCTCGTGTTGTATGCTAATATTTGTTCTATaacatgcagtggtggaagaagtacttggATCTTTTACTTAGGTAAAAATACCAattgcaagtaaaagtcattAATTTAAACATAatctatatataattatattatttattatatcagTAGTTTTGTTCAGTGGTTCCTAACCCCCTGGGGTCAGACCCCACAGGgtcacaaaataaatctgaggggttgtgagatgattaattgggtacaaaaaaaaaaaagtgaaagattTGGAGGGCCAAACTAGAGCAGTCACTGGTTTAATTATtaacaaattatattttataaactgatcatatgttgttgtttttttgtaactaCTAACTatatctgtcaaataaatgtagtggagtaaaaagtacaatatttccctttgaAATCTAgtcaagtataaagtagcataaaatggaaatactcaggtAAAGAACACATACCTCAAAACTGTCcttaagtgcagtacttgagtaaaagtacttagttgctttccaccactgataacATGATTTGTTCCTGCAGGTGCTGAAAGCCAAACCAGTCGAAACCAGCCGAAAGAAGCACTGACATGGCCACGGTTAGAAAATGATCACCTAATCACAATATAGAAAATTAGACTatttttgattatttgttttttgctgtTCTAGTTTTCTATTATAGCAATTATATGTCATTATGCAACTTGTATAGTGTGTGTCCCATAATATTATTGTATGTAGCATTTCAttgaatgtaaatgttttcaagtcaagtcagttttatttacagtatatagtcCAACACCAGTCTTCTCTTATCTTTGTTTAGCCCAGAGAGTCTGGTCACTGTCTGCAGTCTGTTGACAAACAATCTGTTACAAAGTCAAACATATTTTCTGTCTGATCTAATCCAAGTATGATGAGAAGCCAAAGCCCGGGGACTTGATTGAGATCTTCCGCCTCACCTATCAGCACTGGGCTGTGTATGTTGGCGATGACTTCATTGTCCACTTGGCATCAGCCTGTGAgtcgcgcacgcacacacgcgcgtacgcacgcacgcacacacacacactcacacacactgtctaaaccagtggttcccaaacttttacACATCAGGGACCCCTAAattgacacaaattagacccccatttgatagaTTTAGTCCCGGGGTCCCCCGTCTGATAggattttttcttttagatgtttgattacagaaagtgtattaaaccaatgaccaaaatagtcatacattctgtcattgtgttacttatggatggactTGTAGTGAACGGactccactttgaaaaccactgctcTAGACTGCTACTCCCAAATACTAACCCGTCTCAGTCTGGAACAAAAAACAGCCCAGTTTCACTGTCACATGAAGTTTTTTGGTTTGGTTGAACTGATTCATAATTCATAAACCATCAAATATGCTGCAATATTTAGAGCACAAACCCACACAAGTAACGTCTGTTTCTCCCTAGCTGATGTGCCGGGTGCAAGCGCCAACAGTCTGATGTCTGTTCCGACGAAGAAGGCCATGGTGAAGAAAGAGAAGCTTATGGACGTGGTGGGAACCGACCGGTGGGAAATCAACAACAGCCTGGACGAGAAGTACAAGCCCCGCTCGGTTCAAGTCATTGTGAGGGAGGCCTGTGCCAAGGTGGGCAAGGTGCTGCATTATGACGTCCTCAAGGCGAACTGTGAGCACTTTGCAAACGAGCTGCGCTACGGAAAAGCTGGGTCCTGGCAGGTCGGTGGATAAATACCTATGTTAgacaaaacataaatacattaaaggagtaaaaatgtttgtgcTAGTgagattaaaacataaaaaatcataaagatatttcaccaaaaaaataagtagggatgcaccgatcaaactttttcagtcccgatactgatagcgatacctgggctttgagtTTTAgtccgatactgagtaccgatccgataccggtgtctaatcaataagctgtatgcctcactgtgtggaagtgactggtcacttccacacagtgaaggCAACATCAgatttgacttaaacattgctttcttaactttgtaaaccTAATTGTaaccaaataaatacatacagtagatataaatttactaaattgttatttattattaaaataataaatcaccaGAAACTTAgttaaaaaatcttcaaaattaacaggaattatttacattaattacaattcaagtgtaaacctctttaatgcagcaacaaatcagacaaaactaaaacaggaaataaaattccagtatataatgtatatgttgCACCCTTAAAGAGATATGACTTCGTCTTCCTTTTGGCAACTTTTATTCTTCCCAGTTCTGTTGAAGTTATCTTTTACATGAAGCAATCAGAACCGCTCGCACACATACGAAAACAACAAGCACGTTTTCTAATCGCTAATGCgctgactgatgacatcacatcactctGAACTTTGACCTCGTGATAATAACATGAATCAGATAATAGTGTAGTGTATATTTAGTCTTAGATAACTTAAATCTATTCTaggtcaataaaatgtaaattataaaatatttctaGGTCGCAACATATATAGTAGAAGTGTAtagaatagatcagccccattgtcaccgatatcagatccagctatatgagtcagtatcagcccgatatccgatccggtatcggtatcggtgcatccctaaaaataaGACAATAGAAAATTTACTCATATGAACAagcaatttatatttttttcagaaagcAGGCATGGTAAAAGTTATTATTAGTAAGTCAGTTATAATGGATTTCtatatagttttaaaaaaagaagtattaatacatccatgaaaaCCTCTCAAACCTCTTCAACAGCAGAATCTACATTTCTGCTGTCCATTACATTATAATAGAAAAaggaatatatactgtaataatGTCCTGATATGTGAGTGATATATTTTCCAGAGTTGTGGAAAGTTTGAATGGAGTCTTGAATGTGAAACAAACTAAAAGGTGTCTGTTTGTTTCCCTCTGCAGGCGCTTAAGGTCGGATTAGCCATCGCAGCGGCCGGTTTGGCCGGTGTGGTAGCGGGGATTCCGGGTATCATGGTTGTGGCGGGAGTTGGTGTTTGGAGTTTTTTCAAAAAGAAATAAGAACACAGAGTAATTGATGTCCCGACTCAACCCGCCTGTTCAGGGACTTGATGAACGGATCACCAGCGAAGCCTAACTGGTAGACTCATCGAGTCACTCACAGGAAACCAATTTACACCTGTAGTGGCTATCTTTAGTCTTCATACGTCTATCTTCGTCTTAACTTACTTTCCGTCAATAACCACACAATGTTTTACGCGTTGAGTCGGCCCGGTAGCAACGCCAACGCCAACGGTAACGGTAAAACAACCGTGTTGCTCCGCCGGTAACTCGTTTATTTACAACTGaaccttttcacaataaaagtaatttcacaataaaagtttacttcctgtcccTAAGTGACATGTGTACGGAAGCCGCACAGGATGAAACTCAAATTCACAGTGGTAAACATACAGGAAGGAACCACACCATATATAGTCACAATATGCTCTCATATTTAACTGAAATATATTTCTCAGTGAACTTCAGCAAATAATAttatcaaaacaataaacataaactTTGCACTAGTAAATGGCGCTTACAACATCTGTGATTTAGATAGAAATTTGGCTTTGCCACATAATGTAAAATGTACTACGGCCTAGTGTTTATTGTAAAAGTACATTGATGAACTGTGGGTCCTGGGCTGAAAGGAGACATGTGGACTAAACTAATTGATCACTCAATGACATGTCATCTCTAATGAATAGCACTTTGTCTTCCTCtgacatttaattgttttgaaTAAAGAATAATTTGTGTGATTCTGGATTTTAACTGTTACACTTATTTCCCTCGATCAGTTTTGTTCATTTGAATCTCTAAGCATTTTATTAGAAGCAGCATACAGTATTTTATCAATATTACTGTATTGTAGAGACAAGCCACCTAATTTAACTCCTAAATACTCCGAActctttgtttaaaaaaaacaaaacacttacCACTTGTGTTTGCAGCCTGTCCCAGGCCTTCTCTGCAGCTTTTGCTGATTTTACTGAATCTTTGGCTTGTTTCCAGTCCATGAGCTTTGTTTTCATTGTCCCGTCAAGTGTATCATGACGGGGATTTTCAAGTGTTGCAGCTCGTCTCACAATATTTGCAGTGTTGGCGTTATTGTGGATGCGTTTCCATATACTAGATGCAAGCAAAATATGGCACTCACAATGTAAACCATAAGTTAGATATTGTTACGTATGGCCGGGTTATCTCTACAGAGGCCTACATCGGCtgtttattgttgtgttttgaaggtgattttttttctcacttacctCTAGTTAAATCTATGTAGATCATTTGGGTTTTATTTGTCCAGGATTTTAGATATCAGTCTCTGACATTCCTGTCTGCTACTCAATACAAATCAAAGAAATTTCAGCACTTTGCAAAAAAGCATTAACAGCGATCTCTCCAGAATCAGTGCCCAATAATACAATGGAGGTGAAAAGATGATCAGGATAAGTATTTCTATAATTCCCACGGTTATATCATTGAGGTCTGTTGACATTTTCGCTTCTGTTGTATTGtggtggaggcagaaatctcagagacgATATCCCTCCCATCCTCCTGACGACAACTCAATACATTCTTGGCTCATACATCTGCTGAGGAGGACGATGACTACTGCCTTTTCATTTAAAGAagaaacatacatttattttacttatatttattttcagaaCAGCTCACATGCTACATGATTTGGATTCTCAGTAAACGGTTGcatccagtcttcttcagtccACCTGAACTAAACACAGCTTAGTTCCTTGACACCCCACACCAGGACATTAGCTCCAATGGTGATGGCTGCTGATTGTGTCTATAAGTGACACCTAACAATACCATACCCAACACAGACTGGAGTCATAGAGGTTACACTGAAAGGTTGGATGAAAACAGAATTTGCAGGTGGGAAGATATTTCAGGTTGAAATGTTCTGCTGGATGTAATCCTGCAGAGCAGATCggttttattaaataaaaggcACAAATAAAAGAGTAAGAGGAACTTTCTTTTAGGGACCTCCTTTACCCTGACTGCACCAAATACTGTCAAAAGTGACTGATGGGTAAATCTTTACTTCCTCAGATGATCCCAAAAGGTTTTTAGTGAGATCTGCATaaaagatttcaaaataaaactcatttgaTTTCCCTCCACCACAGCACTACTAGGACACACAGGAAAAAGGCATGTAAACACATAAATTGATTTTCCTTTGAAACCAGTTTAACTACTTATTTCCATCATGTGTCTGCAGTGCATGTGACACATTTACAGATCTGGAACCAGTCAAATGCGTCACCCGTCCAGCCAGTTCAGTACGGTAAAATACAGTGTTGAATGTGCAAAGTGAACTCTGTGCCATGAATCCTTTTGTTAAgccacacaaatacacaagtGCATGCTGGGTTGATTTTAAGTCTGAACATTCAGTACAATAATACATGTTTGATTCGGAAAtattgttatatactgtatatttcttgattttaaaaaaagtgtccTTTCTTCATGTCATTTTCAGACAAGATGCaccatttatatacatttacttTACAACTTTATGAgttatgtctttaaaaaaacaaagaggggGACTTTTTGTGTGATCAACTGGAGCTGCAGGGAGTTCTGCtctgtgctgcttttctgtctcttgtgtttgtttcagcTCTGCCATCCACAGTAATGCATTCATAAAGCACTGGGTTGTTGCTTCTTCACCCGTCTGTCAGTTCCTGAATGAAGAAAGACGGAGAATCCCAAAGCTGAGAGTCATTTACTGACTGACAGTAACTGTTCACACTTCTTGGTCCTTAGTTTGTGGAATGTCCGGCCTCCATCTACTGATCTGTGTCCCAGTCACTGTGGTCCGTGTTGCTGCATCCCCACCCTCAAATCTTTCTCTGCATCCCCGTCAGTCCAGCTTGCGTGCGCCCAGTTTGAGAGGACCTTTAGCAGCTTTGCGCTCCGCCCGTTTCGCCTCCagctctttcctcctctcctcccgttTCTTCTTGGACAGCTCGGCCTTGCTGAGACCTGGTGGACGATAAAGACAGCCGGTTCAATGCACGGGCGGACAGATCGTTAGTTAATGGTCATCTAACAAGAATATTTGAGCATTAGTGTGAATACAGAAGAAGTTCAAGTGAAGATTTTAAGACTGAGAACCAGAGGTGTGACCAAGTCAATGTTTTGCAAgccacaagtaagtctcaagtctttgcaacTTAAGTCCCAACTTGTGAaatcccaagtcctaaactttgagttttgagtcctaaacaagtcataatacaaatccaaatgtaatgccattttcgTCTCCGTCTCTAATTTTTGACCTGCATGTTTTGCATACTGCAATTCATTTTTTGTTGACGGCCGCATAGTTTTTGTACGCAAACAAAATCATCTTTGGTATCATCTTTTCCAACTGGCGttcagtaacgtaacgttagttcttcatggttcttTCCttcaacttgattggatgctgtcagattggttcaacaacaaagtggatctggggagttaagtgtTGACTTGCTGGGAATGAAAAGCGTTAACGTTGGTTGATTGAGGAAATGAAGGGAAATCAATTGATTCGtttcacactttttaaattaatcacTTTTTAATCTGTGGGCTTTGGGGAAGGTaccaagtattttcaagtcaaaaggctcaagtccaagtgaagtcacaagTCAtcggtgttaaagtccaagtctaGATGCAAGTCTTTTCTGATTTTATCAAGTCGAGTCTAAAgccatcaaatttgtgactcgagtctGACTCAAGTCCGTCATGTGACTCGAGTTCACACCTCTGCAGAGAAGTAAAAAAGGTCCAGTGATGtgacagaaaaaggttttatatatttctgatAAGGTTGCTGGCTGAGAGACTTACCCTGGTTCCC
Coding sequences:
- the LOC141763654 gene encoding LOW QUALITY PROTEIN: phospholipase A and acyltransferase 4-like (The sequence of the model RefSeq protein was modified relative to this genomic sequence to represent the inferred CDS: substituted 1 base at 1 genomic stop codon); this encodes KHIFCLIXSKYDEKPKPGDLIEIFRLTYQHWAVYVGDDFIVHLASASDVPGASANSLMSVPTKKAMVKKEKLMDVVGTDRWEINNSLDEKYKPRSVQVIVREACAKVGKVLHYDVLKANCEHFANELRYGKAGSWQVGG